Proteins from one Candidatus Manganitrophaceae bacterium genomic window:
- a CDS encoding P-II family nitrogen regulator, producing MKEVKAYIKHQRVNQVIEALEREGFTDMTLIDVRGITSGLHEEAYKYSLELAQKYMDVIKLELVCADGQAKKAAAIIAQAAHTGRQGDGLVFVTPVEAIVRIKTGEKGNAAMEPEK from the coding sequence ATGAAAGAAGTTAAAGCATACATTAAGCATCAGCGGGTCAATCAGGTGATCGAGGCATTGGAGCGGGAGGGTTTTACCGACATGACCCTAATTGATGTCCGCGGGATCACATCAGGACTTCACGAGGAGGCGTACAAATACTCTCTCGAGCTGGCGCAGAAATACATGGATGTCATCAAGCTGGAACTCGTCTGCGCCGACGGACAGGCGAAGAAAGCGGCGGCGATCATTGCGCAGGCGGCTCACACCGGCCGTCAGGGGGACGGACTGGTCTTCGTCACCCCGGTGGAGGCGATCGTCCGGATCAAGACCGGAGAAAAGGGCAACGCCGCAATGGAGCCGGAAAAATAG
- a CDS encoding copper resistance system multicopper oxidase — translation MKTDLISRRQLLKSAGALGMLALLERFAPAYAWARPTKLAQTGELTGNIIDLTIAETPFRVGNRSGTAVTINGTVPGPLVRLREGEEVTLNVTNRLKEIASIHWHGVLVPPDMDGVPGVSFGGIKPGTTFTYRFPLKQSGTYWFHSHSGFQEQVGVYAPMIIDPREPDPVKYDRDYAVVLSDWTFEDPMKMMGKLKKQAGYFNFQRRTMKEFLSVAKKNGWRATFEDYRMWARMRMDPTDLADVTGHAYTYLINGLPSASNWTGLFRSGERVRLRFINASAMSIFDVRLPGLKMRVVQADGQNVQPVEVDEFRIATAETYDVIVEPKEDRAYTIFAESIDRGGYTRGTLAPRPGMSAEIPARRPRPLRTMEDMGMIVEGMGEMPGMQHGKEMEGMPNEPGEHNMRDMENMPGMQMEDQHRSEIPGSAPVKHGPDTHGSGNQMVPDVTRSRLDEPGAGLGNDGRRVLVYTDLKSLHPYPDRRAPEREIEIHITGHMERFIWSFDGKKFSEAKEPIHFRFGERLRWTFVNDTMMEHPLHLHGMFMELENGAGEHLPRKHTINVKPAERLSVAITADAPGRWAFHCHLLFHMEAGMFRVVEVSEKASEVRS, via the coding sequence ATGAAAACAGATCTTATTTCCAGACGTCAGTTACTGAAGAGCGCCGGGGCACTAGGGATGCTGGCGTTGTTGGAACGCTTCGCGCCCGCCTACGCGTGGGCGAGGCCGACGAAATTAGCGCAAACCGGGGAATTGACCGGGAACATCATCGATCTCACGATCGCCGAGACCCCTTTCCGCGTCGGGAATCGATCCGGGACGGCGGTGACGATCAACGGCACAGTGCCGGGGCCGCTGGTTCGCCTGCGTGAAGGGGAAGAGGTCACGCTCAACGTGACGAACCGCTTGAAGGAGATCGCTTCGATTCACTGGCATGGGGTGCTTGTCCCGCCTGATATGGACGGGGTGCCCGGCGTCAGCTTCGGCGGAATCAAGCCGGGAACAACGTTCACTTATCGCTTTCCCTTAAAACAGAGCGGGACCTACTGGTTTCACAGCCATTCGGGATTTCAGGAACAGGTTGGCGTCTATGCGCCGATGATCATCGATCCGCGTGAACCGGATCCGGTTAAGTATGACCGAGATTATGCAGTGGTGCTTTCGGATTGGACGTTTGAGGACCCCATGAAAATGATGGGCAAACTCAAGAAGCAGGCGGGCTATTTCAATTTTCAACGGCGAACGATGAAAGAATTCCTCTCCGTCGCGAAGAAAAACGGCTGGCGCGCGACATTTGAGGACTACCGGATGTGGGCCCGGATGCGGATGGACCCGACCGATCTGGCCGACGTGACCGGCCACGCCTATACCTACCTGATCAACGGGCTTCCCTCGGCCTCCAACTGGACGGGACTTTTTCGTTCCGGCGAGCGGGTCCGCCTGCGGTTCATCAACGCATCGGCCATGTCCATCTTCGATGTTCGCCTTCCGGGTTTAAAAATGAGGGTGGTTCAGGCAGACGGTCAGAATGTTCAGCCGGTCGAAGTGGATGAGTTCCGCATCGCGACGGCGGAGACGTACGATGTAATCGTCGAGCCGAAGGAGGATCGCGCCTACACGATCTTCGCAGAGTCGATCGATCGCGGCGGCTACACGCGCGGGACGCTTGCCCCGCGGCCCGGCATGAGCGCGGAGATCCCGGCGCGCCGACCCCGTCCGCTTCGCACGATGGAAGACATGGGGATGATCGTGGAAGGGATGGGAGAGATGCCCGGGATGCAGCATGGGAAGGAAATGGAAGGAATGCCTAATGAGCCTGGGGAGCATAATATGCGGGATATGGAAAATATGCCAGGGATGCAGATGGAAGATCAGCATCGCTCGGAGATTCCCGGCAGCGCCCCAGTCAAGCACGGTCCCGACACGCACGGCTCCGGCAATCAGATGGTCCCTGATGTCACGCGCAGCCGGTTGGACGAACCGGGCGCCGGGCTGGGGAACGACGGCCGGAGGGTGCTTGTGTATACCGACCTGAAGAGTCTGCATCCGTATCCCGACCGGCGCGCGCCGGAGCGCGAAATCGAAATTCACATTACCGGGCATATGGAGCGCTTCATCTGGTCGTTCGACGGGAAAAAGTTTTCCGAAGCGAAAGAGCCGATTCACTTTCGCTTCGGTGAGCGATTGCGCTGGACGTTCGTCAACGACACCATGATGGAACATCCGCTCCACCTGCACGGGATGTTCATGGAACTGGAGAACGGCGCCGGCGAGCACCTGCCGCGCAAGCACACGATCAACGTCAAGCCCGCCGAGCGCCTCTCAGTCGCCATCACCGCCGACGCGCCGGGGAGATGGGCATTTCACTGCCACCTCCTCTTTCATATGGAAGCGGGGATGTTCCGGGTCGTCGAGGTCTCGGAGAAAGCGTCGGAGGTGCGGTCATGA
- a CDS encoding cation transporter, with the protein METTTEINIDERSGYRKRLFIVFSITLGYLIIEVIGGLLTGSLALLADAGHMLTDVGGLAISLFAMWFAQRPPTPQKSYGYYRVEILGALLNAVILIFISFYILYEAYRRFIDPPEVLALPMMGVAVVGLIVNVVGMRLLHAGSKESINMKGAYLEALSDMLSSVGVILAALMILTTGWKLADPLISAGIGLFILPRTWSLLKQAVNVLLEAVPEHIDLSEVGRAMAAMEGVEEVHDLHVWTLTSGKYALSAHVTISKLQDWPAVQQSLEGLLSDQFQITHTTLQVAVPPGHRIGFPRNRSN; encoded by the coding sequence ATGGAGACAACCACTGAAATCAATATCGATGAACGATCCGGGTATCGAAAGCGACTCTTCATCGTTTTCTCAATCACCCTTGGCTATCTAATTATAGAAGTCATCGGGGGGCTTTTGACAGGTAGCTTGGCCCTTCTGGCCGACGCAGGACATATGCTGACCGACGTCGGAGGGCTGGCGATTTCCCTCTTCGCCATGTGGTTTGCCCAACGCCCTCCGACGCCGCAGAAGAGCTATGGCTACTATCGGGTCGAGATTTTGGGCGCGCTCCTCAATGCGGTCATCCTGATTTTTATTTCGTTCTATATTCTCTACGAGGCCTATCGGCGATTCATCGATCCTCCGGAGGTCCTGGCGCTACCCATGATGGGTGTGGCCGTCGTCGGGCTGATCGTCAATGTCGTCGGCATGCGGCTGTTGCACGCCGGTTCTAAAGAGAGCATTAATATGAAAGGGGCCTATCTGGAGGCGCTCAGCGATATGCTCAGCTCCGTCGGAGTCATCCTTGCCGCGCTGATGATACTGACGACTGGTTGGAAACTCGCCGACCCGTTAATCAGCGCCGGCATCGGTCTCTTTATTCTCCCCCGAACGTGGAGTCTTCTCAAGCAGGCCGTCAATGTATTGCTGGAAGCCGTTCCGGAGCATATCGATTTGAGCGAGGTCGGCCGGGCGATGGCGGCGATGGAAGGAGTGGAGGAGGTTCATGATCTGCACGTCTGGACGTTGACTTCGGGAAAGTATGCCTTAAGCGCTCATGTGACGATCTCCAAACTTCAGGACTGGCCCGCAGTCCAACAATCCCTTGAAGGGCTCCTCTCCGACCAGTTTCAGATTACCCATACGACGCTTCAGGTCGCGGTCCCCCCTGGCCATCGGATTGGATTTCCAAGAAATAGGAGTAATTAA
- a CDS encoding cation transporter, with product MNVTLQRRALWLAYVTVGYNLLEGVASIAAGLIAGSVALLGFGLDSFIESFSGSIIIWRFYRNRAMTEKEEELREARAIRGVGYAFLILAAYVTYESVEKLIRREAAAPSLFGIVIALLSVVIMPVLFYFKNQTGRRMKSRSVIADSKQTLACVFLSIALLIGLGLNYLYGLWWADPATGLIIVLFAAKEGYEALKEEKLCC from the coding sequence ATGAATGTAACGCTTCAAAGGAGGGCGCTCTGGTTAGCCTATGTGACCGTCGGGTACAACCTTCTCGAAGGGGTGGCCTCGATTGCGGCGGGGCTCATTGCTGGGAGCGTAGCCCTTCTAGGATTCGGTCTCGATAGCTTTATCGAGTCGTTCTCCGGCAGCATTATCATATGGAGGTTTTACAGAAACCGTGCAATGACCGAAAAGGAAGAAGAGCTGCGCGAGGCCAGAGCCATTCGGGGCGTAGGATATGCCTTTCTCATACTAGCGGCTTATGTCACCTATGAATCGGTCGAGAAATTAATCCGCCGCGAAGCAGCCGCTCCAAGCCTCTTCGGGATCGTTATTGCTCTTCTCTCTGTCGTGATTATGCCAGTTTTGTTTTATTTTAAAAACCAGACAGGACGGAGAATGAAGAGTCGAAGCGTCATTGCGGATTCTAAACAGACGCTCGCGTGCGTTTTTCTGTCGATTGCTCTGCTCATTGGGTTAGGGCTGAACTATCTCTATGGTCTCTGGTGGGCAGACCCGGCCACGGGTCTCATTATTGTCCTCTTTGCCGCGAAAGAGGGGTATGAGGCGCTGAAGGAAGAGAAACTGTGCTGTTAG
- a CDS encoding copper resistance protein B — MLIALIYLSGATDAFSASSAQVVSDKEGRTPANLSPQRNWPSPVDDMEPFTFVLADVFEYRPKGTDRDFRWDIEGWRGGDYNRLWFKSEGERHTAFKADYDIDFQLLYGRFIRKYYDFQAGLRAETQTFSDRNVTRAHAVIGFEGLIPYRYEIKSALFISQNGDLSARFTITKNYLVTQRLVFQPRFETNAAIQRVEKFTTGRGLNNIELGLRLRYEIRREFAPYLGVSFDRSFFGTADLVRREGGDPRQVRFVAGVRMWF, encoded by the coding sequence ATGCTGATCGCTCTCATCTATCTGTCGGGAGCAACGGACGCCTTCAGCGCTTCGAGCGCGCAGGTCGTATCGGACAAGGAGGGCCGTACGCCGGCGAACCTATCGCCGCAGCGGAACTGGCCCAGTCCGGTCGACGATATGGAGCCGTTTACCTTCGTCCTCGCCGACGTGTTCGAATACCGCCCGAAAGGAACGGATAGAGACTTCCGGTGGGACATCGAGGGATGGCGCGGCGGCGATTACAACCGCCTCTGGTTCAAGAGCGAAGGGGAGCGCCACACCGCGTTCAAAGCCGACTACGACATCGACTTCCAACTGCTTTACGGACGCTTTATCCGGAAGTATTACGACTTTCAGGCCGGTCTCCGCGCCGAAACGCAGACCTTCAGCGATCGCAACGTGACCCGCGCGCATGCGGTCATCGGTTTTGAAGGACTGATTCCTTATCGCTACGAGATCAAGTCTGCGCTATTTATCAGCCAGAACGGCGACCTGTCTGCCCGCTTCACCATCACAAAAAACTATCTGGTGACACAACGGCTGGTTTTCCAGCCTCGCTTTGAGACCAACGCCGCCATTCAGAGGGTCGAAAAGTTCACGACCGGCAGAGGGTTGAACAACATTGAGCTGGGACTCCGCCTTCGCTATGAGATCCGGCGCGAGTTCGCCCCCTACCTCGGCGTCTCGTTTGACCGGAGCTTCTTCGGCACAGCCGACCTCGTGCGGCGGGAAGGGGGCGACCCCCGGCAGGTTCGCTTTGTGGCCGGTGTGAGAATGTGGTTCTGA
- a CDS encoding DUF2231 domain-containing protein has translation METALPGLASLQNIHPMFVHFPIAFLLGALAMEGFAVLWNEKFHFVATWMLYLGTLAAIVTLSTGFIAANTIAATDPRGHAAPGHDFIHVHRNWMVAVTLLGILLSSYLSWINHKGKWASHRWRLLAGLVIFSALVALGADRGARLVFEFGTGVNPEILKAAPEGSDHGDNH, from the coding sequence ATGGAAACAGCGCTCCCGGGTCTAGCATCTCTTCAGAACATTCACCCCATGTTTGTCCATTTTCCGATCGCCTTTCTTTTGGGGGCGCTCGCTATGGAAGGATTCGCCGTTCTGTGGAATGAGAAATTCCACTTCGTCGCAACCTGGATGTTATATCTAGGAACGCTTGCGGCAATCGTCACTCTCTCGACCGGATTTATTGCTGCAAATACGATTGCAGCGACTGATCCACGTGGTCATGCAGCCCCCGGCCATGACTTTATCCACGTTCACCGGAACTGGATGGTGGCTGTTACGCTGCTCGGGATACTTCTCTCCAGTTATCTTTCTTGGATCAATCATAAGGGCAAGTGGGCTTCCCATCGCTGGCGACTTCTCGCGGGATTGGTTATCTTTTCGGCGCTGGTCGCGTTGGGAGCCGATAGGGGGGCGCGCTTGGTGTTTGAGTTTGGAACGGGGGTGAACCCCGAAATCCTTAAAGCGGCGCCGGAAGGATCCGACCATGGAGACAACCACTGA
- a CDS encoding cation transporter, which translates to MGFEDDQGELKTEETRRRLKAALLLNTVVILVETAGGLSANSLGLLSDALHNFVDEGTLLLTFYAFVQRSKSASGRRTFGFHRMEVMAAWVNSVAMILLTVGIMLIGFYRVIHPVAVHGNMMWIAGLIASLGNLGVALTLRESSRKNVNIRSAYLHNLGDALISLSPAIGGVLISATGWILIDPLIGFGIGAAILFGIVGILKEANMVLLKSTPAGINPENVSEFIRSAPYVRNVHDLHIWSEGTELYLLTCQLLVEDMPISQGDQLLKRLRKQLFENFGISHATIQMETTSCHPQLLYCDLQKRLAHSIELSAHSAKT; encoded by the coding sequence ATGGGTTTTGAAGATGACCAGGGGGAACTTAAAACAGAGGAAACGAGGCGAAGATTAAAGGCAGCCTTGCTGTTAAATACGGTTGTAATCCTCGTCGAGACGGCCGGTGGTCTGTCGGCAAACAGTCTGGGGCTATTGAGTGATGCTCTTCACAACTTCGTCGATGAGGGGACCCTTCTGTTGACGTTTTATGCTTTTGTTCAGCGATCCAAATCGGCTTCCGGGCGGCGAACATTCGGTTTCCACAGGATGGAGGTAATGGCCGCCTGGGTCAATTCTGTTGCCATGATCCTCCTGACCGTTGGCATTATGCTGATAGGATTCTACCGGGTCATTCATCCGGTTGCGGTCCATGGAAATATGATGTGGATCGCGGGCCTGATCGCCTCGCTTGGAAATTTGGGAGTGGCCCTCACTCTTCGAGAATCCTCGAGAAAGAATGTCAATATTCGCAGCGCCTATCTTCATAACCTAGGCGACGCATTGATCTCCCTCTCTCCGGCTATCGGTGGAGTATTGATTTCGGCTACAGGATGGATCTTAATCGATCCGCTGATCGGCTTCGGGATCGGCGCAGCGATTCTCTTTGGGATTGTCGGCATCCTCAAAGAAGCGAATATGGTTCTATTAAAAAGCACCCCAGCGGGCATTAATCCTGAAAACGTCTCAGAGTTCATCCGGTCCGCTCCATACGTTCGGAACGTTCACGACCTCCATATCTGGTCTGAAGGAACGGAGTTATATCTTCTTACGTGCCAGCTTCTTGTTGAGGATATGCCCATCAGTCAGGGGGATCAGCTGCTGAAAAGGCTCCGAAAGCAACTATTCGAGAACTTCGGGATCAGCCATGCGACGATTCAGATGGAGACGACCTCTTGTCATCCACAACTCCTCTATTGTGATCTCCAAAAGCGATTGGCCCATAGTATCGAACTGAGCGCTCATAGCGCGAAGACGTGA